The following coding sequences are from one Streptomyces sp. NBC_01294 window:
- a CDS encoding VOC family protein, which produces MASRLNPYISFNGDARQAMEFYEGVFGGTLRMHTYADFGEKQAGDAADKIMHGMLETTGGFTLMGADNPPGTEYTPGNNISVSLSGEDADELRGYWDKLSGNGTVSVPLEKQMWGDVFGMCTDRFGITWMVNINQPQT; this is translated from the coding sequence ATGGCTTCTCGCCTCAACCCCTACATCAGCTTCAACGGCGACGCCCGGCAGGCCATGGAGTTCTACGAGGGGGTCTTCGGCGGAACCCTGAGGATGCACACGTACGCGGACTTCGGCGAGAAGCAGGCCGGGGACGCCGCCGACAAGATCATGCACGGCATGCTCGAGACCACCGGCGGCTTCACGCTCATGGGCGCCGACAACCCGCCGGGGACGGAGTACACGCCCGGAAACAACATCTCGGTGAGCCTGAGCGGGGAGGACGCCGACGAGCTGCGCGGCTACTGGGACAAGCTCTCCGGCAACGGCACGGTCTCGGTCCCGCTGGAGAAGCAGATGTGGGGCGACGTCTTCGGCATGTGCACGGACCGCTTCGGCATCACCTGGATGGTCAACATCAACCAGCCGCAAACCTGA
- the bfr gene encoding bacterioferritin, translating into MQGDPEVIEFLNEQLTAELTAINQYFLHSKVQESNGWTKLAASTRRGSFDEMRHAEVLTERILLLDGLPNYQRLFAVLVGQTVTEMFQVDREVELEAIDRLRRGIEVMRAKGDVTSANLFEAILVDEERHVDHLDAQLELVEKLGEPLYLARLGQPES; encoded by the coding sequence ATGCAGGGCGACCCCGAGGTCATCGAGTTCCTCAACGAGCAGCTGACCGCGGAGCTGACCGCGATCAACCAGTACTTCCTCCACTCCAAGGTGCAGGAGAGCAACGGCTGGACCAAGCTCGCCGCCTCGACCCGGCGCGGGTCGTTCGACGAGATGCGTCACGCGGAGGTCCTGACCGAGCGCATCCTCCTGCTCGACGGACTGCCCAACTACCAGCGGCTCTTCGCCGTGCTGGTGGGGCAGACGGTCACCGAGATGTTCCAGGTGGACCGCGAGGTCGAGCTGGAGGCGATCGACCGGCTCAGGCGCGGCATCGAGGTCATGCGCGCCAAGGGCGACGTCACCTCGGCGAACCTCTTCGAGGCGATCCTCGTCGACGAGGAGCGCCACGTCGACCACCTCGACGCACAGCTGGAGCTCGTCGAGAAGCTGGGCGAGCCCCTCTACCTCGCCCGGCTCGGACAGCCCGAGAGCTGA
- a CDS encoding SpoIIE family protein phosphatase, protein MPSARPGGEASHGPFWSEPGTLLEHVPVAVLGIDDDDRVCYWGPGARDLFGHDSTDVLSKPGAVLFTDAPPGTPDPCARLTGLGRTQGYWRGRLPARHRDGTVFDCGFRAFSVTGSGGPSVVMVLASRSDELDRVKTNLAFLDALFETCPIGLVMLDEDLRYVHLNQALADMDGLPIEAHLGRHTDEFMIMSDGGEFRRMLRAVALGGAPVVGTLVGMRPRGHPDRDQVRSVSFFPLSQAVGSRPGVGGLMVDVTDREQAILEATAGRRRLALLDGASTRIGTTLDVNVTAQELVDASMPDFCDGAVVEVVEWMDETEDFDPGRPLFTRRIASGTILPPPATELVSGVETVRYPPGSVIHDMLQSGRAISAVVNEEFVARTVVIESRARLMVESGLACVLVAPLIARGTVQGIAMFGRSTGRPAFTPDDVSLAGELASRAAICLDNARLYSRVQDIALTLQRALLPTALATGPYVDVAHRYEPGSRITEVGGDWYDVISLPDGRVVLVVGDVMGHGVSAAAAMGRLRITTKALARHDSEPDELLTELDACAQEAGIELATCLYIVYDPRNGRARIASAGHPPPLVLRPDGTVETLDEVLGVPLGVGGSPFRTTEVELPDQAVLALYTDGLIEARGRDIEAGLEALRVELAGEPGPLEAMADRILARLLPDPPTDDTVLVLARVRRAP, encoded by the coding sequence GTGCCATCGGCTCGGCCGGGGGGCGAGGCGTCCCACGGCCCGTTCTGGTCGGAGCCGGGGACGCTGCTCGAACACGTGCCCGTGGCCGTCCTCGGCATCGATGACGACGACCGCGTCTGCTACTGGGGTCCCGGCGCGCGGGACCTCTTCGGGCACGACTCCACGGACGTCCTGTCGAAGCCCGGCGCCGTCCTCTTCACCGACGCGCCCCCGGGAACCCCCGACCCGTGCGCCCGCCTCACCGGGCTCGGCCGGACCCAGGGGTACTGGAGGGGGCGGCTGCCCGCCCGGCACCGTGACGGCACCGTCTTCGACTGCGGCTTCCGGGCCTTCTCCGTGACCGGATCCGGAGGCCCTTCGGTGGTGATGGTCCTCGCGAGCCGCAGCGACGAGCTCGACCGGGTCAAGACCAACCTGGCCTTCCTCGACGCCCTCTTCGAGACCTGCCCCATCGGCCTGGTCATGCTGGACGAGGACCTCCGGTACGTCCACCTCAACCAGGCGCTCGCCGACATGGACGGCCTGCCGATCGAGGCCCACCTCGGGCGCCACACGGACGAATTCATGATCATGTCCGACGGCGGCGAGTTCCGGCGCATGCTCCGCGCCGTCGCCCTGGGCGGAGCGCCCGTCGTCGGGACGCTGGTGGGCATGCGCCCGCGGGGGCATCCGGACCGCGACCAGGTCCGGTCGGTGAGCTTCTTCCCCCTCAGCCAGGCCGTCGGCTCGCGCCCCGGAGTGGGCGGGCTGATGGTGGACGTCACGGACCGGGAACAGGCCATCCTGGAAGCCACCGCCGGCCGGAGGCGGCTGGCTCTGCTGGACGGCGCCTCCACGCGCATCGGGACCACCCTGGACGTGAACGTCACCGCCCAGGAACTGGTCGACGCGTCGATGCCGGACTTCTGCGACGGCGCCGTGGTCGAGGTCGTGGAGTGGATGGACGAGACGGAGGACTTTGATCCGGGGCGGCCGCTGTTCACCCGCCGGATCGCCTCCGGGACGATCCTGCCCCCTCCGGCCACCGAGCTCGTGAGCGGGGTGGAGACGGTGCGGTATCCGCCCGGCTCCGTCATCCACGACATGCTGCAGAGCGGGCGCGCCATCTCCGCCGTGGTGAACGAGGAGTTCGTGGCCCGGACCGTCGTCATCGAGTCGCGCGCACGGCTCATGGTCGAGAGCGGGCTGGCCTGCGTCCTCGTCGCCCCGCTCATCGCCAGGGGCACGGTCCAGGGCATCGCCATGTTCGGCCGGTCCACCGGCCGGCCGGCCTTCACCCCGGACGACGTCAGCCTGGCCGGCGAGCTCGCCTCGCGCGCCGCGATCTGTCTGGACAACGCCCGCCTCTACAGCCGCGTCCAGGACATCGCGCTCACCCTGCAGCGGGCGTTGCTGCCCACCGCCTTGGCGACCGGCCCGTACGTGGACGTGGCCCACCGGTACGAGCCCGGCAGCCGGATCACCGAGGTCGGCGGCGACTGGTACGACGTGATCAGCCTGCCCGACGGCCGGGTCGTGCTCGTGGTGGGCGACGTGATGGGGCACGGGGTGTCGGCCGCCGCCGCGATGGGCCGCCTGCGCATCACCACCAAGGCGCTGGCCCGGCACGACAGCGAGCCCGACGAGCTGCTCACGGAGCTCGACGCGTGCGCCCAGGAGGCCGGCATCGAGCTGGCGACGTGCCTGTACATCGTCTACGACCCGCGGAACGGACGCGCCCGCATCGCCAGCGCCGGCCACCCCCCACCCCTCGTACTCCGGCCGGACGGCACCGTGGAGACCCTCGACGAGGTCTTGGGCGTTCCCCTCGGCGTCGGCGGCAGCCCGTTCCGGACGACCGAGGTCGAGCTCCCCGACCAGGCGGTTCTCGCCCTGTACACCGACGGCCTCATCGAGGCGCGCGGCCGGGACATCGAGGCAGGCCTGGAGGCGCTGCGCGTCGAACTGGCCGGGGAGCCAGGGCCGTTGGAGGCGATGGCCGACCGCATCCTCGCGCGCCTGCTGCCCGACCCGCCGACCGACGACACGGTCCTGGTCCTCGCCCGCGTCCGCCGGGCCCCTTGA
- a CDS encoding DUF4232 domain-containing protein: MSTVRRAAVVLAAVSALALTACGPSEDGAAGGPEQPTTTPTQSATPTSSPSPAGSATPAKPTKSVKPSKPVSPSPGSDFDVFPCSTFDVKFTATLAEPTTSSYLLKITNKGTKACKALGHPVVTFGDLDGQATERGAAPVIEDAIRLDPGESAYAGLMGGANDGKGKTVGSIELTLNTESDLEQTPLKASTPGLYVSPDKNSVTAWMDNAEDALSL, from the coding sequence ATGAGCACCGTTCGCAGAGCCGCCGTCGTCCTTGCCGCCGTATCCGCACTGGCCCTGACCGCCTGTGGTCCCTCCGAGGACGGCGCGGCGGGCGGGCCCGAGCAGCCGACCACGACCCCGACGCAGTCCGCGACCCCGACGAGTTCCCCGAGCCCGGCGGGCTCCGCCACCCCGGCGAAGCCGACGAAGTCCGTGAAGCCGTCGAAGCCTGTGTCGCCCTCGCCCGGCTCCGACTTCGACGTCTTCCCGTGCAGCACGTTCGACGTGAAGTTCACGGCGACCCTGGCGGAGCCGACGACGAGCAGCTACCTGCTGAAGATCACCAACAAGGGCACCAAGGCGTGCAAGGCCCTGGGGCATCCGGTCGTGACCTTCGGCGATCTGGACGGGCAGGCCACGGAGCGGGGTGCGGCCCCCGTCATCGAGGACGCGATCCGGCTCGACCCGGGCGAGTCGGCCTACGCCGGCCTCATGGGCGGCGCGAACGACGGCAAGGGGAAGACCGTCGGCTCGATCGAGCTGACCCTGAACACCGAGTCCGACCTGGAGCAGACACCGCTCAAGGCGTCGACCCCCGGCCTGTACGTCTCGCCCGACAAGAACTCCGTCACCGCGTGGATGGACAACGCGGAGGACGCCCTCAGCCTGTAG
- a CDS encoding FAD-dependent oxidoreductase, protein MTRGVPRRVAQTAVVAGASMAGLCAARVLSDRFDEVVVIDRDILPDEDRWRAQVPQGRQPHLLLHAGAQLLEEWFPGITEELYEGGAVELDVCRDFYWHQGGGALTSPPSALRGPMMSRPLLEATVRRRLARIPCVTLRDRTAVEGLVPDGTGTRIAGVRLAGQPPVRCDLIVDATGRQARSLGWLKELGYGPPPLSVVTVDTHYASRLHRREETTARDWKAAAVIGSPDSRRLAMALPLEHGRWIILLVGVNGEVPPTDDEGRLAFARSLESQVIADLMATSEPLADPVAHRFPSNQRRHLDRMRRFPLGWVMLGDAIASCNPVYGQGMTSAAQQAAALGACLDHTRALDLAFARRYFGAAARTVAAPWSLAAGGDFAYAGTTGPKPAGTDLLNRYMQRVVLAAQHDDAVGIRFGEVAGLVRRPEWLLTPPFLLRVLRSAH, encoded by the coding sequence ATGACCCGTGGTGTACCCCGCCGCGTGGCACAGACGGCGGTCGTGGCCGGCGCGAGCATGGCCGGGCTGTGTGCGGCGCGCGTCCTGTCGGACCGATTCGACGAGGTCGTGGTGATCGACCGCGACATCCTGCCGGACGAGGACCGGTGGCGTGCGCAGGTACCGCAGGGGCGCCAGCCCCACCTCCTGCTCCACGCGGGCGCGCAGTTGCTGGAGGAGTGGTTCCCGGGCATCACCGAGGAGCTTTACGAGGGCGGAGCCGTCGAGCTCGACGTCTGCCGCGACTTCTACTGGCACCAGGGCGGCGGTGCGCTGACCAGCCCGCCTTCCGCCCTCCGCGGCCCGATGATGTCCCGGCCGCTCCTCGAGGCGACGGTGCGACGGCGCCTGGCCCGGATTCCGTGCGTCACCCTGCGCGACCGGACCGCAGTGGAGGGGCTGGTCCCCGACGGTACGGGCACGCGAATCGCCGGGGTCCGCCTGGCCGGGCAGCCGCCCGTCCGGTGCGATCTGATCGTCGATGCCACGGGGCGTCAGGCGAGGAGCCTGGGCTGGCTCAAGGAACTCGGGTACGGGCCGCCGCCCCTGTCCGTGGTCACCGTCGACACCCACTACGCGAGCCGCCTCCACCGTCGCGAGGAGACCACGGCGCGGGACTGGAAGGCCGCGGCGGTGATCGGCAGCCCCGACAGCCGGCGGCTCGCGATGGCCCTGCCGCTGGAGCACGGCCGATGGATCATCCTGCTGGTGGGCGTCAACGGCGAGGTGCCGCCGACCGACGACGAGGGGCGGCTGGCCTTCGCCCGCAGCCTGGAGTCGCAGGTCATCGCGGACCTCATGGCCACCTCGGAACCGCTCGCCGACCCGGTGGCCCACCGGTTCCCGTCGAACCAGCGCCGCCACCTGGACCGGATGCGCCGCTTCCCGCTGGGCTGGGTGATGCTCGGCGACGCCATCGCCTCCTGCAACCCCGTCTACGGACAGGGCATGACGTCCGCCGCCCAGCAGGCGGCGGCGCTCGGCGCATGCCTCGACCACACGAGGGCGCTCGACCTGGCCTTCGCCCGCCGGTACTTCGGCGCCGCCGCACGCACGGTGGCCGCCCCCTGGTCCCTCGCCGCCGGCGGGGACTTCGCGTACGCGGGCACCACGGGACCGAAGCCCGCGGGAACCGATCTGCTCAACCGCTACATGCAGCGCGTCGTCCTCGCCGCCCAGCACGACGACGCGGTCGGCATCCGCTTCGGCGAGGTCGCGGGCCTGGTCCGGCGTCCCGAATGGCTGCTCACTCCGCCCTTCCTCCTACGGGTCCTGCGCTCCGCGCACTGA
- a CDS encoding GNAT family N-acetyltransferase, with amino-acid sequence MSDITVRAVQAGDFAQWRALYRGYADFYQVEQTEEAAATVWSWVTDPAHEVSALVAEDTEGRLLGLAHYRPFARPLSATVGCFLDDLFVAPEHRGSGAADLLLGALRELAAERGWSVIRWITADDNHRARAKYDQVATRTMWVTYDMTPAR; translated from the coding sequence ATGTCCGACATCACCGTGCGTGCCGTACAGGCCGGGGACTTCGCGCAGTGGCGCGCCCTCTACCGCGGTTACGCCGACTTCTACCAGGTGGAGCAGACCGAGGAAGCGGCCGCCACGGTGTGGTCGTGGGTGACCGACCCCGCGCACGAGGTCAGCGCGCTGGTCGCCGAGGACACCGAGGGCCGGCTCCTCGGCCTCGCCCACTACCGCCCGTTCGCCCGGCCGCTCTCCGCGACGGTCGGCTGCTTCCTCGACGACCTGTTCGTGGCTCCGGAGCACCGTGGTTCGGGCGCCGCCGACCTGCTGCTCGGCGCGCTGCGCGAACTCGCCGCCGAGCGGGGCTGGAGCGTGATCCGCTGGATCACCGCCGACGACAACCACCGGGCGCGGGCGAAGTACGACCAGGTGGCCACGCGGACAATGTGGGTCACCTACGACATGACACCCGCCCGCTGA